Genomic DNA from Shewanella woodyi ATCC 51908:
CATCCCATAATTTTTCATGAACCATTTATAGTCGCTGGGTAAGCTGGTACCCAAAAAAGCTTCAATATCAAAAAGCTGTTTATCACTGGCGCAATAGATCTCCCTACTCTCTCCCCCCTCCAGATCAAGTGGACTCCATACTATTTGTGCACTGAGCTGATCTATCTTTTCCATGACTTACCTCTATTTCATTCAGGTTGAGCGCTTCTCAGTCTCTTCCTAGCTTGTGAAACTATCAAACCAGCGCCAAAAGCTATCAATGACTGATTAACAAACTAAGGACTAAGTTTGCTAAATAATCTCGTCATCATCGTCAAAATTAAAATCGATCTCCCCAGGGGAGTGGTTGTTCACAATTTTTGAAAATAAGTCGGTAAAAGAGTTTGCAATAAGAACTAACCCTTCAGGATTTTCAGAAAACTTTTGTCGCCACTTAGGGTTGTGATGTTTAAACCAAATGTTGCCATAATGACCAGCAGAGACATCTAAAAGCACTTCATCATGGGAAATCGAACTCGAAATAACCACTAGATTGAAGGAGGTTTGCATCTTGTCCTCCTTCTCTGAGGCCATTTGGGTAAATGTTAATACGTCTATTGCGTCTCTAAACCAGTCTAGAAATGAAAGTGAAACACCGTTAAGTTTGATATTGATTCGTCTGTCATCTATCAAACGTCTGCCCACATTTTTCATAAACCAGAGGTAATCATCGGGAAGTTTTGCTTGTAGAAATCGCTCTATTGCAATGAGCTCTTCATTTGAAGAGAGATAGCTCTCCTTAGTCGCGCCATAATCCGTATCTATGGGCTTCCATTTGATTTTCGCACAGAGTTCTGAGATATCTTTAGACATAGTAACCTTTTAGCTATTACTGTTTGTACTAGTTGGCATTATTGAGTTTTGA
This window encodes:
- a CDS encoding SMI1/KNR4 family protein; the encoded protein is MSKDISELCAKIKWKPIDTDYGATKESYLSSNEELIAIERFLQAKLPDDYLWFMKNVGRRLIDDRRINIKLNGVSLSFLDWFRDAIDVLTFTQMASEKEDKMQTSFNLVVISSSISHDEVLLDVSAGHYGNIWFKHHNPKWRQKFSENPEGLVLIANSFTDLFSKIVNNHSPGEIDFNFDDDDEII